In Methylotenera mobilis JLW8, the following are encoded in one genomic region:
- a CDS encoding MBL fold metallo-hydrolase, protein MFKQFYDETSSTLTYLIADEVSKQAVLIDSIAENIDAYLHVINTHNLTLVYSLETHVHADHITGGGKLKSMTTAQTGVSQGCGADSADIQLKDNDVITFGHESITVIATPGHTAGSVSFIWQDRVFTGDSLLINGCGRTDFQNGDAGKLYDCITEKLFTLPDETLVYPGHDYNGRRVSSIGQEKRINPRLANQSRDEFIDTMANLNLPKPKMIDIAVPANRKCGVPEPQQG, encoded by the coding sequence ATGTTTAAGCAGTTTTATGACGAGACCTCATCTACGCTGACGTACTTAATCGCAGACGAAGTTAGCAAACAAGCAGTGTTAATTGACTCGATAGCGGAGAATATTGACGCATATTTGCATGTGATCAATACACACAATTTAACACTAGTTTATTCACTAGAAACCCATGTGCATGCAGACCATATTACGGGCGGCGGAAAACTTAAATCTATGACAACAGCCCAAACCGGGGTTAGTCAGGGTTGCGGCGCAGACAGCGCTGATATACAGTTAAAAGATAACGATGTCATTACATTTGGTCATGAGTCGATCACGGTGATTGCCACACCTGGGCATACTGCGGGCAGTGTGAGTTTTATATGGCAAGACAGAGTTTTCACGGGCGATAGCTTATTGATTAATGGCTGTGGCAGAACAGATTTTCAAAATGGAGATGCAGGTAAACTTTATGATTGCATCACGGAAAAATTATTCACATTACCTGATGAAACTTTAGTTTACCCAGGCCACGACTACAACGGCAGAAGAGTAAGTTCTATTGGGCAAGAAAAACGCATCAATCCGCGCTTAGCTAATCAATCTAGAGATGAATTTATTGATACGATGGCAAACCTGAATTTACCCAAACCAAAAATGATTGATATTGCAGTACCCGCAAACCGAAAATGCGGCGTGCCTGAACCACAGCAAGGATAA